A window of the Desulforapulum autotrophicum HRM2 genome harbors these coding sequences:
- the miaB gene encoding tRNA (N6-isopentenyl adenosine(37)-C2)-methylthiotransferase MiaB — MTFKEKIHTENPKGYAYIYTIGCQMNTYDTERLFFILGGLGYVKTNDLHRADIIVCNTCSIREKAQEKAFSFLGRVPPLKKAKPHLITIMTGCVAQQEAEEVFKRNACIDIVLGTQAFSRLGGHIMNVLNGRGQITDVEDSPAIYEAMPDFSFIDNDKVSRFVTIMQGCDNFCTYCVVPYVRGRERSRTPESIVEEISILADAGVKEVTLLGQNVNSYGQKEQICSFSDLLEQISRVSGIERIRFATSHPKDLSDDLIYAIRDIDKVCNQLHLPVQSGSNRILKKMNRGYTKEQYLERVGKLRKNCPSIALSSDMIIGFPSETRADFDETMDLVRRVEFDGIFAFAYSDRPQAPASKFSDGVEDAEKMERLNELIQFQDEMTHQKNQALVGAWEQVLVEGLSQKKRHDEGENPSDFPQMTGRTESGKIVHFYGNNVCPGEILDVKIKYAYPHSLWAVQGR; from the coding sequence GTGACGTTTAAAGAAAAGATCCATACGGAAAATCCCAAGGGATATGCCTACATATACACCATCGGGTGTCAGATGAATACCTATGATACTGAAAGGCTTTTTTTCATACTCGGCGGCCTTGGATATGTGAAGACCAATGATCTGCACAGGGCTGACATCATTGTCTGCAATACCTGTTCGATCCGTGAGAAGGCCCAGGAAAAGGCCTTCAGCTTTCTGGGCCGGGTGCCTCCCCTGAAAAAAGCAAAGCCCCATTTGATAACCATCATGACCGGGTGCGTGGCCCAGCAGGAAGCGGAAGAGGTATTCAAGCGCAACGCCTGCATTGATATTGTTCTCGGGACCCAGGCCTTTTCCCGGCTGGGAGGCCATATTATGAACGTCCTCAATGGCAGGGGGCAGATCACGGACGTTGAAGATTCACCGGCCATTTACGAGGCCATGCCTGATTTTTCATTTATTGACAACGATAAGGTGTCACGGTTTGTCACCATCATGCAGGGGTGTGACAATTTCTGCACCTATTGCGTGGTCCCCTATGTAAGGGGACGGGAGCGAAGCCGTACCCCGGAGAGCATTGTTGAGGAGATCAGTATTCTTGCCGATGCCGGGGTAAAAGAGGTGACCCTGCTCGGTCAGAATGTCAACTCCTACGGCCAAAAAGAGCAGATTTGTTCTTTTTCGGATCTGCTCGAACAGATTTCCCGGGTTTCAGGCATTGAAAGAATTCGATTTGCCACCTCCCATCCCAAGGATCTTTCAGACGATTTGATTTATGCCATCAGGGATATTGACAAGGTGTGCAATCAGCTTCACCTTCCTGTTCAGTCTGGATCAAATCGGATATTGAAAAAAATGAACCGTGGGTATACAAAGGAACAATATCTTGAACGGGTTGGAAAACTCAGGAAAAATTGTCCGTCAATTGCCCTTTCTTCAGACATGATTATTGGGTTTCCCTCTGAAACCCGGGCTGATTTTGACGAAACAATGGACCTTGTGCGACGGGTTGAGTTTGACGGCATATTTGCCTTTGCCTACTCGGACAGGCCCCAGGCACCTGCCTCAAAATTTTCAGATGGGGTCGAAGATGCTGAAAAGATGGAGCGACTCAACGAGCTCATCCAATTCCAGGACGAGATGACCCATCAAAAGAACCAGGCCCTGGTCGGTGCCTGGGAGCAGGTCCTTGTGGAGGGACTAAGTCAGAAAAAGAGACACGATGAGGGTGAAAATCCGTCTGATTTTCCCCAGATGACGGGTAGAACCGAATCGGGAAAAATTGTCCATTTTTATGGAAACAATGTTTGTCCTGGAGAGATCCTGGATGTCAAAATAAAGTATGCCTACCCCCATTCCCTGTGGGCAGTGCAAGGGAGATAA
- the recJ gene encoding single-stranded-DNA-specific exonuclease RecJ: MGMETEWKEKKSNSATVAGLEKALGCHRIVATLLANRGVKTPEAALAFLTPTMETLTSPFSLKDMDRAVERIILAIENNERILIFGDFDADGITATAVLNDFLTHVNGEISWYIPHRSKEGYGLKVEHIAMATEQQIDLIVTVDCGSDSFEAVDLARLEDIDVIVTDHHEVPDPAPRALAIVNPKQKCCHSGLDHLAGVGVAFYLVIALRMEMRKRGMWQRFTEPNLLASCDLVALGTIADMVPLTAENRVLTIAGIEVMRRGKRPGLSALFDVARIDVALIDSDDIAFRIAPRINAAGRMAHARICIDLLCSRDPRGAEQKADLLDQLNKKRQQTEQSIVADIERRISRQNGAPCKDALVMWDSSWHPGVLGIVASKISRKYVCPVVLISTANSPATGSCRSINNINIHSALGQCSDFLERFGGHAMAAGLTIQEKNMAAFSHHFENTIRSIVHGEPRKRILELDCALEIDTVTKELIEAIDSLRPFGMGNPEPLFYCKDIKVTHSTIIGMRHRKMELAKQTNASGPCISAVHFNIDDLDCLPDHFEQIAFRIRMNRFNGRFSPQIIIEAS; the protein is encoded by the coding sequence ATGGGTATGGAAACAGAGTGGAAAGAAAAAAAATCGAACTCAGCCACTGTTGCAGGACTTGAAAAGGCCCTGGGATGCCATCGAATTGTTGCAACCCTTCTTGCAAATAGGGGTGTAAAAACCCCGGAAGCCGCACTGGCCTTCCTTACTCCAACCATGGAAACCCTTACCAGTCCCTTTTCCCTCAAGGATATGGACAGGGCCGTGGAACGGATTATCCTGGCCATTGAAAACAATGAACGAATACTTATTTTTGGCGATTTTGATGCAGACGGAATCACTGCAACAGCTGTTCTCAACGATTTTCTGACCCATGTCAATGGAGAAATTTCCTGGTATATCCCCCACAGAAGCAAAGAGGGATATGGGCTCAAGGTTGAGCACATTGCCATGGCAACCGAACAGCAGATCGATCTTATCGTCACAGTGGACTGCGGTTCTGACAGCTTTGAAGCCGTTGACCTTGCACGCCTGGAGGATATTGACGTCATTGTTACCGACCACCACGAGGTGCCGGACCCCGCCCCACGGGCCCTTGCCATTGTGAACCCCAAACAAAAGTGCTGCCATTCAGGTCTTGACCACCTTGCCGGAGTGGGGGTCGCCTTTTACCTTGTTATTGCCCTGAGAATGGAAATGCGCAAAAGAGGAATGTGGCAGCGGTTCACAGAGCCCAACCTGCTGGCAAGTTGCGACCTTGTGGCCCTTGGAACCATTGCCGATATGGTACCCCTGACCGCTGAGAACAGGGTCCTAACCATTGCCGGCATAGAGGTGATGCGAAGGGGGAAACGACCCGGGCTATCTGCCCTTTTTGACGTCGCAAGGATCGATGTGGCCCTTATTGACTCGGATGACATTGCCTTCAGGATCGCGCCACGGATCAACGCCGCGGGAAGAATGGCCCACGCCAGGATCTGCATTGACCTTCTGTGCTCAAGGGACCCCAGGGGAGCCGAACAAAAGGCAGACCTCCTGGACCAGCTCAACAAAAAGCGCCAGCAGACAGAACAAAGCATAGTTGCCGACATTGAACGGCGGATTTCACGACAAAACGGCGCACCCTGTAAAGATGCCCTGGTGATGTGGGATTCGTCGTGGCACCCTGGGGTTCTCGGCATTGTTGCATCAAAGATTTCCCGAAAATACGTCTGCCCAGTCGTGCTCATATCCACGGCAAACTCACCTGCCACAGGATCCTGCAGAAGCATCAACAACATCAACATCCACAGTGCCCTTGGGCAATGCAGTGACTTTCTTGAACGATTCGGGGGCCATGCCATGGCAGCCGGGCTCACAATCCAGGAAAAAAATATGGCTGCGTTTTCCCATCACTTTGAGAATACCATAAGATCCATTGTTCATGGAGAACCCCGAAAACGGATTCTGGAACTTGATTGCGCCCTTGAGATCGATACAGTCACAAAGGAGCTTATTGAGGCCATTGACAGTTTGAGACCTTTTGGAATGGGCAATCCCGAGCCACTGTTCTACTGCAAAGATATAAAAGTAACCCATTCGACCATCATCGGAATGCGCCACAGAAAGATGGAACTTGCAAAACAAACTAACGCTTCCGGCCCTTGCATCAGTGCCGTCCATTTCAACATTGATGATTTGGATTGTCTGCCCGACCACTTTGAACAAATTGCATTCCGAATACGAATGAACCGTTTTAACGGCAGGTTTTCTCCGCAAATTATTATTGAGGCATCATGA
- the rfbD gene encoding dTDP-4-dehydrorhamnose reductase: MRILICGGTGQLGQDCTRVFNKNHSVQSFGSRDLDISDPDLVERTIRELAPEVVINCAAYTNVDGCEDNRDHAFHVNAVGAENLARSCRTVDALMVHISTDYVFDGKKEPPLTYAETDPTAPLNVYGASKLEGEKRVAALLEKQIIVRTAWLYGAQGNNFIKTILKLTLGNPEKTIRVVDDQFGSPTWTLRLALQLERLVEADGRGIFHATAEGYCSWYEFATYFLKKMDVSHNIIACTTQEYPLPATRPFNSILDNARLKQKNMNRMTGWRHGVDLFVSRFRQELLDECS; the protein is encoded by the coding sequence ATCATAGTGTTCAATCTTTTGGGAGCCGTGACCTAGATATCTCCGACCCTGATCTTGTTGAACGAACCATCAGGGAACTTGCGCCCGAGGTGGTTATCAACTGTGCGGCTTACACCAATGTGGACGGCTGTGAAGACAATCGGGACCATGCCTTCCATGTCAATGCCGTTGGTGCTGAAAATCTGGCCCGTTCCTGCCGGACCGTTGACGCCCTCATGGTTCATATCTCAACAGACTACGTGTTTGACGGTAAAAAAGAACCTCCCCTGACCTATGCTGAAACAGATCCCACTGCGCCGCTGAACGTGTATGGTGCATCCAAGCTCGAGGGAGAGAAACGTGTGGCAGCCCTTCTGGAAAAACAGATTATCGTCCGGACCGCCTGGCTCTATGGCGCCCAAGGTAACAATTTTATCAAGACCATATTGAAACTTACCCTTGGTAACCCCGAGAAAACCATCCGGGTCGTGGACGATCAGTTCGGATCTCCCACCTGGACCCTGAGGCTGGCCCTTCAGCTTGAACGTCTTGTTGAGGCAGATGGCCGTGGCATCTTCCATGCAACGGCTGAGGGATATTGCTCCTGGTATGAATTTGCCACTTACTTTTTGAAAAAAATGGATGTAAGTCACAATATCATTGCCTGCACCACACAGGAGTATCCCCTGCCTGCAACCAGGCCTTTCAACTCGATTCTCGACAATGCACGGCTTAAACAGAAAAATATGAATCGTATGACTGGCTGGCGCCATGGGGTGGATCTTTTTGTATCAAGATTTCGACAGGAACTGCTCGATGAGTGCTCTTAA
- a CDS encoding DUF4911 domain-containing protein yields MQTVHKLYRMEKSRIGFLKFIFEGYDNLAVLTTLDSTAGLVRLAISPGCSSEAFAVMEDLKKDIMISDV; encoded by the coding sequence ATGCAGACCGTTCATAAATTGTACCGGATGGAAAAGAGCAGGATCGGGTTTCTCAAGTTTATCTTTGAGGGATATGACAATCTTGCCGTTTTGACCACCCTTGATTCAACCGCAGGTCTTGTTCGGCTTGCCATCTCCCCCGGCTGTTCTTCCGAGGCGTTTGCCGTGATGGAAGATTTGAAAAAGGATATCATGATCAGTGACGTTTAA
- a CDS encoding glycogen/starch/alpha-glucan phosphorylase: MNKIDLSGFKAAMGQYLRYVRGKKIEDASQKDLFNAVSSVVRMLLIDITMETEDRYTKADAKRMHYLSIEFLPGRLLSNNLLNLGIEKECRDILKTMNIDLDDLLNEEHDPALGNGGLGRLAACYLDSLATLDMPGFGYGINYDYGLFKQTIMAGEQRENPDFWPNRSSPWLLARSDVRCMVPVYGRIQGTEDREGEYNPMWVDWKLILGRVHDIPIAGFGGRTVNRLRLFSAWASEDFDMQVFNEGDYFRAVEEKIQFESISKILYPSDSMAAGRELRLVQEYFLVACSVQDIIRIYLKDHEGFDQFPDKVAIQLNDTHPALTVAELMRVLVDVHGLEWDPAWKITTKTLGYTNHTLLPEALETWPVSILKRVIPRHLQIIYEINRRFIELVKQRFPNNTRLVKSMSIIREGGEQRILMANLAIIGSHSVNGVARIHSELVKNNLVPDFYRLWPERFNNKTNGVTPRRWILSANPGLSGLITEAIGDGWISDLDQLKRLEPLVHDSVFLERFAQVKRANKIDLAEIIGETTYVEVDPDSIFDIHAKRIHEYKRQFLNVLNIVHTYLKIKEDKQIPGAPRTFIFAGKAAPGYVNAKLTIRLIHGVADVINNDPEVSPWIRVVFIPDYRVSLAEALIPGADVSEQISCAGMEASGTGNMKFAMNGALTVGTLDGATVEIAERVGLENLYIFGLKVDEIAAMRKHYNPRDYIENNPDLMRVMNVIRSDLFCKKDPGIFKRLHDAVVDFGDYYFNMADFSAYVETQNQVVTDYCNKKQWAERSILNTARTGYFSSDRAIREYADDIWKIKPFP, from the coding sequence ATGAATAAAATTGACCTTTCCGGATTTAAAGCCGCCATGGGTCAGTATCTTCGTTATGTTCGGGGCAAAAAAATTGAAGATGCCAGTCAAAAGGATCTTTTTAATGCTGTCTCATCTGTGGTGAGAATGCTGCTCATCGATATCACCATGGAGACCGAGGATAGATACACGAAGGCCGATGCCAAAAGAATGCACTACCTTTCCATTGAGTTTCTGCCAGGGCGGTTGCTGTCCAACAACCTGTTGAATCTTGGAATCGAGAAAGAGTGCAGGGATATTCTCAAAACCATGAACATCGACCTTGACGATCTCCTTAACGAGGAGCACGATCCGGCCCTTGGCAATGGGGGCTTAGGCCGCCTTGCCGCCTGTTACCTTGATTCTCTTGCCACCCTTGATATGCCGGGCTTCGGCTATGGCATCAACTATGATTATGGGCTTTTCAAGCAGACCATAATGGCAGGAGAGCAGCGGGAAAACCCAGATTTCTGGCCCAACCGATCGTCACCCTGGTTGCTTGCCCGCTCGGATGTGCGCTGCATGGTTCCCGTATACGGCAGAATTCAGGGAACCGAGGACAGGGAAGGTGAATACAACCCCATGTGGGTGGACTGGAAACTTATCCTTGGACGGGTCCATGACATTCCCATTGCAGGCTTTGGCGGACGAACGGTCAACCGGCTTCGGCTTTTTTCCGCCTGGGCAAGTGAAGATTTTGACATGCAGGTCTTTAACGAGGGGGATTATTTCAGGGCTGTTGAGGAGAAGATACAGTTTGAATCCATCTCAAAGATCCTTTACCCATCGGATTCCATGGCGGCCGGCAGGGAGTTACGGCTTGTGCAGGAATATTTCCTGGTGGCCTGCTCTGTTCAGGATATTATTCGCATTTATTTGAAGGACCATGAAGGGTTTGATCAATTCCCCGACAAGGTGGCCATCCAGCTGAACGACACCCATCCTGCTCTGACCGTGGCTGAACTCATGCGGGTTCTGGTGGATGTTCATGGTCTTGAATGGGACCCGGCCTGGAAAATCACCACGAAAACCCTTGGCTATACTAACCACACCCTTCTACCTGAAGCCCTTGAAACCTGGCCAGTATCGATTCTTAAAAGGGTGATCCCGCGTCATCTCCAGATTATCTATGAAATCAACCGACGGTTTATAGAACTTGTCAAGCAGCGGTTTCCAAACAATACCCGCCTGGTAAAATCCATGTCGATCATCAGGGAGGGGGGTGAGCAGCGGATTTTGATGGCAAACCTTGCCATCATCGGCAGCCATTCCGTGAACGGGGTTGCACGGATTCATTCTGAACTTGTCAAAAACAATCTTGTTCCTGATTTTTACCGGCTCTGGCCTGAACGGTTCAACAACAAGACCAACGGTGTCACCCCCAGACGGTGGATTCTCTCGGCAAATCCCGGCCTTTCAGGACTGATCACTGAGGCCATTGGGGATGGCTGGATTTCTGACCTTGACCAGTTAAAACGGCTTGAACCCCTGGTCCATGACAGTGTGTTTCTTGAGCGATTTGCCCAGGTGAAACGGGCAAACAAGATTGATCTCGCTGAAATTATAGGCGAAACAACCTATGTGGAAGTTGATCCTGACTCTATCTTTGACATTCATGCCAAAAGAATCCATGAATACAAACGCCAGTTTCTCAATGTTTTAAACATTGTTCACACCTATCTGAAAATAAAAGAGGACAAACAAATTCCCGGGGCACCAAGAACTTTTATTTTTGCCGGTAAAGCAGCTCCTGGGTACGTCAATGCAAAGCTTACCATCCGTTTGATCCATGGGGTTGCAGATGTGATAAACAATGATCCTGAAGTAAGTCCCTGGATAAGAGTGGTCTTTATTCCAGATTACAGGGTCTCCCTTGCCGAGGCACTCATTCCTGGGGCGGATGTGAGTGAACAGATCTCGTGTGCAGGCATGGAAGCTTCTGGAACGGGCAATATGAAATTTGCCATGAACGGTGCTTTAACTGTTGGCACCCTTGACGGTGCAACTGTTGAGATAGCCGAGAGGGTCGGCCTGGAAAATCTCTATATTTTTGGTCTCAAGGTCGATGAAATAGCGGCCATGAGAAAACATTACAACCCCAGGGATTACATTGAGAATAATCCAGATCTGATGCGGGTCATGAATGTCATCCGTTCGGATCTCTTCTGTAAAAAAGACCCGGGCATTTTTAAAAGGCTCCATGATGCTGTGGTAGATTTCGGGGATTACTATTTTAACATGGCAGATTTTTCTGCCTACGTTGAAACCCAGAACCAGGTGGTGACAGATTACTGCAATAAAAAGCAATGGGCGGAACGATCTATTTTAAATACGGCAAGGACCGGATATTTTTCAAGTGACAGGGCAATCCGTGAATATGCGGATGATATCTGGAAAATCAAGCCTTTTCCCTGA
- a CDS encoding TetR/AcrR family transcriptional regulator, whose protein sequence is MGIHERKIREKEERRRQIMEAAKLVFSAKGFNRATMEEIAGEAELSPGTLYLYFKNKEELHTSLSIDILKYLTRQIRDYVDERNMSPEAKIYALRDAFINVYEYDAMVLINLFHLQAGETLKNLSGEVLQQIKEASGDALGAITSIVQEGIDQGVFVDKHPVALADIIWATYSGVVLWVDSKRLLNNEKDFVKQTLETAFDLIVAGLRNL, encoded by the coding sequence ATGGGAATTCATGAGCGCAAAATTAGAGAAAAAGAAGAACGTCGCAGACAGATAATGGAGGCTGCAAAGCTTGTATTCTCTGCCAAGGGGTTTAACCGGGCAACCATGGAGGAGATTGCAGGCGAGGCTGAGTTGAGTCCGGGCACCCTGTATCTTTATTTTAAAAATAAGGAGGAACTTCACACCTCCCTTTCCATTGATATCCTCAAATACCTCACCCGGCAGATACGGGATTACGTGGATGAAAGAAACATGAGTCCCGAGGCAAAAATTTATGCCCTGCGGGACGCCTTTATCAATGTCTACGAGTATGATGCCATGGTGTTGATCAACCTGTTTCACCTCCAGGCCGGGGAAACCCTGAAGAATTTGTCCGGCGAGGTTCTGCAGCAGATCAAGGAGGCATCTGGAGATGCATTGGGGGCTATCACCTCCATCGTGCAGGAAGGCATTGATCAGGGTGTGTTTGTTGACAAACATCCGGTTGCCCTTGCTGATATCATCTGGGCGACCTATTCGGGCGTAGTTCTCTGGGTGGACAGCAAGCGTCTGCTCAACAATGAAAAAGATTTTGTAAAGCAGACCCTTGAGACAGCCTTTGACCTTATTGTTGCGGGTTTGAGAAATCTATGA